The following coding sequences lie in one Takifugu flavidus isolate HTHZ2018 chromosome 4, ASM371156v2, whole genome shotgun sequence genomic window:
- the LOC130523985 gene encoding protein FAM200C-like, with product MYSDLLLHNRVRWLSRGEVLKRFAACLEHVKTFLGNKGLGYPELEDPSWLEKFYFMVDMTSYLNMLNKNLQGQGSTALHMLEEILAFERKMTVFARDVQNGTLSHFPSLREFKEANNHINCDYFHRAITAMQAAFEKRFSEFRKEKQTLSFPVAPLNSDPSLLNTSAFTGRILKKSSVRGLLSLKSTNGVIWKNYPNPTNLFLQHGMPFPTPIST from the exons ATGTATTCAGATCTcctgctgcacaacagagtcCGGTGGCTGTCCAGGGGGGAGGTGCTGAAACGCTTCGCTGCCTGTCTGGAGCACGTAAAAACCTTCTTGGGAAATAAAGGCCTTGGGTATCCTGAACTGGAAGACCCATCTTGGCTGGAAAAGTTTTACTTCATGGTGGACATGACAAGTTACTTGAACATGCTGAATAAAAATCTCCAAGGACAGGGAAGCACGGCACTGCACATGCTGGAGGAGATTTTGGCATTTGAGCGCAAGATGACAGTGTTCGCCAGAGATGTACAAAATGGCACGCTCTCTCACTTCCCCTCCCTAAGAGAGTTCAAAGAAGCAAACAATCACATAAATTGTGATTATTTCCACCGTGCCATTACTGCAATGCaagctgcatttgaaaaaaGGTTCAGTGAGTTCAGAAAGGAGAAACAgactctctctttccctgtcgCACCACTGAACAGCGACCCATCCCTGCTGAACACATCCGCATTCACAGGA CGGATCTTGAAGAAGTCGTCCGTCAGAGGGCTACTCTCGCTAAAGAGCACAAATGGAGTGATATGGAAAAACTACCCCAACCCGACAAACTTATTTTTGCAACATGGAATGCCATTCCCGACACCTATATCAACATGA